DNA sequence from the Methanothermobacter sp. genome:
TTTTCCCTGCTGCGTGGAGGTGGTGGGGTACAACAGAGTCATAGTATATGCTGTCCCCTTCACCGAGCCTGTACTTCTCCTGTCCATAGATGACCTCTATTTCACCCTCCAGGACGTATATGAACTCCTCCCCCTCATGGGATGATAGTTCGAAGTCGTCGCTGTGGAGTTCAACGTCGATCAGGAACGGCTCCATGTGCCTGTCGCTTTTGCCGGCACCGAGGGAGTGGAAGTTGAGGTTGCTTGTATCTGCACTCTCCTCATAGCCTGAGAAGTGTATGACCCTCTGGGTTTTTCCCTTTCTGACTATAACCGGCTCATCCTGAACCCTGTCATCAAGGAGTGTGCCGAGCCTCACTCCAAGTGTCCTTGAGATCTTTATGAGGGGTGTGAGTGATGGTAGAATGTCTCCCTCCTCTATTTTCTTGATGAGTTCCCTATTAACTCCACTTCTTTCTGCAAGTTCCTCCAGTGTGATGTTCTGGTTATCCCTGAGCTGTTTTATTCTTTCTCCCACAGTGTTTGCTGGCACGTGATCACCTTAAAATATGGTCATATGTATCTATTTCTAAAATTTCAGTTTAAAAAAATTGCTGTTTAAAAGTGTTCATGAACATAATCTGGCTGTGGATTACTGATCCTGGTTCTGGTCCATGCTGGCCGGCGCTGTTCTGTTTGTTCTGTTATCAGTATAGAATATGACCTCTGTCTCATTGGTTGTGTTGTTGGTGACGTTCATTATGTGTTTCCTCAGGACTACCGGCTGGAAATCAGGGTTTCCTATGGGTTCTATCTTCTCATCGGAGGGAAGGATGTCTGTGGGGAATTCAACTGCAAAGGATGGTTTTATGAAGATGCATACTGTGGATGAGAAGCCATATGCAACAAGAGCTATCATGAGCACTGCAAAGAGCCTTCCCTTTTTTGTTGAGTTCAATGAAACACCTCTTACTGTTTTTCTCATTTTTCTGATATTTTAATGTTGGCATGGCATTCGGAAAGAGGTTACCGGCATCCTTATATAGTCAGGTTTATTATATGGGTATCAAAAAAAGGAGTGTGATAATGAATGTTAAATTCTGGTGATACAGCCTGGATGCTGATATCAACGGCCCTGGTAATCCTGATGACCATACCAGGCGTTGCAATGTTCTATTCAGGCCTCACAAAACGGGAAAATGTTCTCAATACAATTTTTCTATCGTTTGTATCCTTTGGCGTGGTCAGTCTGCTGTGGTTTCTATTTGGCTATGGCCTTATCTTTGGAGGCGACATTTCAGGGATAATAGGGAGCCAGATCAGCAGCATAAGTCTTACAGCCCTTAAATCAGCGTCAGAGTATGCTCCCACAATTCCAGGGGGCCTTTTTGCAATTTTCCAGATGACATTTGCTGCCATAACCGTTGCCCTGATATCAGGTGCTGTGGTTGAGAGGATCAGATTTTCATCATGGATCATCTTCATTCCCCTCTGGTTCACATTCATATACGTGCCTGTGGCCCACTGGGTATGGGGCGGTGGATTTCTGCAGAGCCTCGGTGTCTATGATTTTGCAGGGGGAATAGTGGTGCACCTTACAAGTGGTATTGCTGCACTTGCACTTGCACTGGTCATCGGGCCAAGGTATGACCAGAAACTGATGCCACACCACCTTGGATACTCGGTGATAGGCACCGGTCTTCTATGGTTTGGATGGTTCGGATTCAACGCAGGTTCAGCCCTTTCAGCAGGTAACCTTGCCACAGATGCAATGATTGTAACAAACACCTCTGCTGCAGCAGGTATGCTCGGCTGGATGCTGATGGACAGAATTAAAACCGGAAAACCAACCCTTCTCGGAGCCCTTTCAGTGCAGTTGCAGGCCTTGCATCAATAACCCCTGCAGCTGGCTTCGTGGATATAGGTGCATCTATTTTCATTGGGTTTCTGGCCGCCGTGATCTGTTACCTTGCTGTGTCCTGGCTCAAGCCCCTCCTCGGGTATGATGACGCCCTGGATGTTTTCGGAATTCACGGAGTCTCAGGTGTTATAGGAACAATAGGGGTGGGCCTCTTTGCAATACCATCACTTAATCCCGCCCTCAGTGGTGGTGGCCTCATAACAGGAAGCACCACACTGTTCACAAGTCAGGTTATCGGTGTTGTTACTGTGGTCATCTACACCTTCACAGTTACATACATTCTTGCCAGCCTGCTTAAGAAATGGAGAGGGCTTCGTGTTGAAAGGGAGGATGAGATTCAGGGTCTCGACATAAACCTCCATGAGGAAACCGGTTACAGACTGACATAATCAGTGATTTAAATATGGGCAAGAGAATATACATAAAGGAGATTTCACAGAGAGGTGAAGATCAATGAAGAGGATCACAGCCATTATCAGAAGAGAGAAACTTGAGGATGTAAAGGATGCCCTGGAACTGGTTGGAATTCACGGAATGACCGTCTCAGATGTGAGGGGAAGGGGCCAGCAGATGGGTATCCGTGAGAGTTACCGTGGTATGGATTACTGCGTTGACCTGATCCCAAAGGTCCAGATTGAAGTGGTGGTTGACTCAGAGGACCTTGAAAAGGTGATTGAAACAGTAACCGAAAACGCAAGAACAGGAGATATTGGAGACGGAAAAATCTTCATAACTGATGTGCTTGATGTTGTGAGGATAAGAACCGGTGAAAGGGGGAAAAAGGCCATATAATGGATCAAAAATCATATAAAACCCCTTTTTAAGGATAATGAGAGAAAAGGGGGGAAAGGCTGTCCAGTGACCAATTAATCCAGAATTCAGCCCCCTTGATATTTATTTAACATTTTTCTGTAAGTTACATTCTTATTTGAACTTATTTTAGTTTCACCCACTTTACCTGAAATTTTAACCGAAATCTTTATATATGAGCACGATCTAAGTGATAGTGTCGGAAGTTGATTTCCGCCTTCCGGTATTGAAGTATAAGATTGTGAAAAAACAGAATAATAACAACAACTATATGGAGGATGACTCTGATGGACGCGGTTTTAAACTCCGGTGACACAGCCTGGATGCTGATATCAACGGCCCTCGTGATGCTCATGACAGTTCCAGGCGTGGCACTATTCTATGGGGGTTTAACAAAAAAGGAGAACGTGCTCAACACGATGTTCCTGTCACTGATAGCCTTCGCAGTGACAAGCCTCATATGGGTGCTCTACGGCTATCAGTTTGCATTTGGGGCAGACATAATGGGACTCATAGGAAGTCCGGCGAACCTATTCATGAACGGCATAGGTGTCGATAAACTCGCAGAACTCGCACCCACGATACCAGACTTCCTTTACATAACCTTTCAGCTAACATTCGCTGCAATAACAGTTGCACTCATATCAGGTGCGATAGTGGAGAGAATGAAATTCTCAGCATGGCTGGCATTCGTTGCACTCTGGGTGAGCCTGGTATATGTACCGGTGGCCCACTGGGTATGGGGCGGCGGATTCCTTGCCCAGCTGGGTGCCCTTGACTTTGCAGGGGGTACAGTGGTCCACATAAACTCAGGTGTGGCTGCACTCGCACTGGTATACCTCCTTGGTAAGAGGAAGGATACAAGGCTGCTACCACATAACCTTGGGTACTCAGTGATAGGCGCTGCGCTCCTGTGGTTCGGATGGTTCGGCTTCAACGCAGGTTCAGCCCTCACAGCAGGGGGACTGGCAGCATCAGCATTCATTGTGACCAACACTGCTGCAGCAGCAGGTATGCTATCATGGGTGATAATAGACTACCTCAAAACAGGTAAACCCACAGTTCTCGGTGGCATATCAGGTGCAGTCGCAGGGCTCGTGGCAATAACACCAGCGGCGGGCTTTGTGACGGTCCCAGCAGCAATAATCATAGGCCTCGTCACAAGTGCCATATCATACTTCGCAATATCCTACCTCAAACCAAAGGTTGGATACGACGACGCACTTGACGTATTCGGGATACACGGAATGTCAGGTATATGGGGATCAGTGGCAACAGGTATCTTCGCAGCACCATTCATAAATGAACTGGGAACAGGCCTCATCTACGGAAACCCCGGTCAGATGACAGCACAGGTGATAGGAGTTGTCATTGTGGCTATCTACTCCTTCATAGTTACACTGGTGATAGGAAAGCTCCTGGACCTCACAGTGGGCCTCAGGGTAACTGAGAAGGAGGAAATAGAGGGACTTGACACCCACCTCCACGAGGAGACAGGATACAGAATATAGGGGTGATAGGATGAAAGAGATAGTTGCCATCATAAGACCCGAGAAACTCGAGGAAGTTAAAAATGCCCTTGAAGAGGTAGGGTGCCATGGGATGACAGTGACCGAGGTAAGGGGCCGCGGGAGACAGCTTGGTATAACCGAGAGCTACCGTGGAAGGGACTACAGGATAGACCTCATACCAAAGACAAAGATTGAGATAGTGGTGAACGACGAGGACCTTGATAGGGTCGTTGATACGATAGTGAAAAGCGCCCAGACCGGTGACATAGGCGATGGAAAGATATTCATATCTGGAGTTGAAGAGGTTGTGAGGATAAGAACAGGCGAAAGCGGTGAAAAGGCGGTTTAAAATCACAAATTTTTGTTTTTTTTAATATTTTTTAAATTTTATCTTTATGAACTACTGATTTTTTCTCTGACTCGATCAATTAACTATTAATAATATAGATGCTATACCCCTACTCAGAGAAAAGAGGAGTTGGGGGTTCTTGAAGGGTCAGATAATGCTCATAACACTCATAATGTCAGTATTCCTTCTTGGATGCGCATCTGCAGATGTAAAAAACAACACAACTGTGAACACCACATTAGCAAACCAGTCAGCAGTAGAACCACTTGCAATAGGTGTTAGTTTATCTGTAAACCCCACAAACCTTAACCTAGGGACAATAGAGCCTGATGGAATAGAAAGGGAGTATTATACTGCCACCAATGTAGCCATAAAAACAGGTGGTGGGAGACTGAGAGTTTCTGTAAGGGCCAGCGGCGACCTCATAAGTATCAACAACAGTTCAAACATCATACCCCTCTCAAATCTGAAATACAGCATAAAATATGATAGTCCATATGGGCCAATCCAGGTTCCGAAAAGAAGTTTTACAACCACCTCTTATACTATATGGACATACGTGGGCGCTGTTAATGTAGTGATTCCAATTAATTACTACTTAACCGTACCCCTCTACACGGACCCCGGCACATACAGAGTCATCATAACCTACGTGGCAGTTTAAACTAAAATTAATCAATTGAAGGGGATTTACCATCCCCTATCCTGCATTCTACCCTCTTCAGGGATTTCACTGATTTCAAGTCCCCTCATGGCTGTGCCAAGGCCCCTTGAAACATCCGCTATGACCTCAGGTTCGTCGTAGTGGGCTGTGGCCTCAACAATGGCCCTCGCATATCCCTCAGGGTTATCTGACTTGAATATACCTGAACCAACAAACACGCCGTCGGCACCAAGCTGCATCATGAGTGCTGCGTCTGCTGGTGTTGCGACACCACCCGCTGCGAAGTTGACCACCGGGAGCTTTCCAAGACGGGCTGTTTCCCTTACAAGTTCAAGGGGAGCCTCAATCTTCCTTGCGAATTCCCAGAGTTCCTCTTCCTCCTTGTTCTGGATCTCCCTGATCTCACTCATCATTATCCTCATGTGCCTCACGGCTTCAACGATGTTACCAGTTCCAGGTTCCCCCTTGGTCCTTATCATTGCCGCGCCCTCATCTATCCTCCTGAGGGCCTCGCCAAGGTTTCTTGCACCGCACACAAATGGGACAGTGAACTTCTTCTTATCTATGTGGAAGCGTTCATCTGCAGGGGTTAGAACCTCGCTCTCATCTATCATATCGACCCCCAGGGCCTCAAGGACCTGGGCCTCAACGAAGTGTCCTATCCTGACCTTGGCCATCACAGGTATGGACACTGCGTCCATTATCTCCTGGACCTTGTTGGGATCAGCCATCCTTGCAACTCCTCCAGAGGCCCTTATATCAGCGGGTACCTTCTCAAGGGCCATTACAGCGACTGCACCTGAGTCCTCTGCAATTGCAGCCTGTTCAGCATTGACAACGTCCATTATAACGCCGCCCTTGGTCATCTTTGCAAATCCCTTCTTGAGTACTTCTGTACCATGCAGCATGATCAATCTCCTCCTGTTAGAATAAACAGCATATTTATATCTGAAAACCAACTGTTAAATATCTTGCCCGGGTTGCCGCTCCCGAAAATATTTAAGATGATGAATCATAACATAAGCAGAGGATGATGAATCATAGCTAAAACAGCAGGTTTTTCGTGATAAAAATGGTGGCAGGAACATTCACAGGGTCTGTGATTTACTCACATGCTGTACCCGCAATTCTTGGATTCACAGGAATGATACTCATATGTAACGGTATGATGGATGATAAGAGGGACCAGGTGCTTGCAGGTCTCGGTCTATTCTTTGCAGCAGGGCTGCTTCCATTCATCATACTGCCCCTGATTCTCGGTATCTGAAACCATTCCATTGGGAAGCGATTCCCTTAAATTTTTCCCTCAAGCTTTCTTGTTGCCATGAGAGATGCGAAGTTTCCAGCAGCCTCAGGATCAGAAGCCCTCCTCATATGGACGTAGGCAGCCATGTATGTATCCCCAAGCCCGGTTGGGTCAAGTTCCCTTTCTGCAGTAACAGCCATTATCCTTATGAGGGACCCTTTATGGGATATCAGGGAGCCCCGGGGTCCACAGGTTACTATGACCTCAGCGCAGTGTTCACTGAGTGTTCCAAGAGCCCCCATAATGTCACTGGAAACTGTTCGAAGTTCGTTGATGTCAAGAAAAGCTCCGTTCCCTGCCCCCAGGACACGCGGAATTTCCTTATTGAACTTGAGTCTGACCATGTCTCCAGCAAGGTATCTCAGGTAGCCCTGAAGTCCTGTGTAGAGTCTGTGCATTTTTCCCAGGAACTCCAGCGTCTCCACTGGTATGTCTGAGGGCAGAAGAGGACCTGCAAGGACGGCGGTCCACTCCTTCCCTGCAATTGTTTCAATATCCCCAATTTCAATGGGGTTACTGGCAAAATTGGACCTCTGAATTCTCCTTGAGGTATCCCCGTTATCATAGATATTTTCAAATTCAACCGTTGAGTCCCTGTAAAGTGGTATTATGTTTGTATTGGACGGGAATTCGCAGAGAAGGTGCCTGTCAGCCTCTGACAGGGTTACAAGTGCCGTGTGGTCAACCCCAAGGTGTGAGAGTAGCCGGGAATAGTAGTAAACGGCTCCGCCCACCCGGCACTCTGTCCAGTTCCTCCTCACTATACGATCCCTGCTAACAGGACCGATAAGGAGGTACCTTTCTGTGTTCACCCGGGCCTCACCATCCCCTCATGGAGAGCCCTTCCAACAAGAACCTTCCCCACACCCATTGCCTCAAGTTCAGGTATCTCACTGGGTAGAACGCCGCCGCCGGGTATAATCCTCCTGATAATCGGCCTGAAGAGTTCAAGGAGTTTCCTGTTGAACCCTGAGGATGTGCCAACCGCCCCCAGGTCAAGGAGTATGACATCAGACTCATAGCCGAGGAGGAGGTCCCTGAATTCTTCAAGTTCAAGGTCAATGTTCTCTGAGTGGAGCTTCATGTCCTTAACATCCACGCTCACAACGGTCCTCTCGGGTGGGTAGGTTTTAAGGATGTATTCAAGTTCCTCTGTACTCTCAAGGGTCTCTGTCGCGGCAACAACCCTTGATGCAAACTGGAGCATGAATCGGAATGTCTCCCTGTTTTTTACCCCTGCGTCTAGGGTGACCGGCAGCACATGGTTAACCCTTCCTGTGAGATCAAGATTGGATCCTGTGCCCTCAATGGCGTCAAGGTCGGCTATGTAGATTGACCGCGCCCCGGCTGCCCTCAGGGAGAGTGCCATGTTCACAGGGTCGGGGGATGACGAGAACACCGTCTTGAGGGGCCTGTAATTTTCACGTTCACCTGATTTACCGGCTACCGCTATACCTCCCCTCAGATCAATAACAGGTATGACTTCAATCATATGGATACCTCTAAGAAGAAGTGAAATATCAGAACTCAGTTTGGGTTTGAGATATTTAAAGTTTTCAGAGAAAATGGGAATGGTAAGCCACCATGAACCATTATCATCTAAAGTTTTCAGAAAAACCAAAAATGGGAACGGATAAACTATCTGAACCATCACCATCAAACTTTCCAGAAAAAACTGAAAATTAGAAGATAAGCTACCCCTGAACCATTATCAGCTTACCCGTCTTGGGATCCCTGTAAACGGTTCCCATCTCAACGTATCCCTGACCAGAACCGGAACTGGTCTCGGGAGTGTTGTTGAGTTCCTGGCCCTTCTGAACCTCAACTGCCCTTTTCATTGCCTCCATGGTTTCCTGACGCTCCTGTGGGGTCATGTCAGCGAATACAACATTCTGCATGTTCCATGAGAGTACCAGGAATATGAGGAAACCCACAGACAGGACCAGCATGGCATCAACCAGGTTTGCACTTCCGGCCATCGGGTCCTCTTCATTTTGATCCGACAGGAGCCTTCGCCGGCGTCTGAGCGGCATTATCCATCACCTCCAGCACTGCCTCGGCCATGGTCTCAAGGTTTGAGAGGTACTCCTCATACCATCTGCGCCTGACCTTTGAGATTACGTAGGCTATACCCCCTGATGCGAGGCCCACGACTGTTGTGTCAAAGGCTATGATGATGGCCTGTGCCAGTGTATTTATATCCCCTGCACCGAGGGCTGCCAGGCCGGGCCCCATGGGTATGAGTGTCCCCATGAGACCAAGGGTTGGTCCGAGCCTCGTCACGATGTCCGTCTTCTCGAGGCTCTTTGCAGCCCTGAGCTCCTCGTTCTCTATGAGTTTCCTTGCAAGGGCCTCCCTTGATTTGGGTCCCAGTTCTGAAGTTTCCGCAATATTTGTAAGGACCTCCTTCTGGCTCTGCGGTATCTCCATTGAATTTACAACCTCAATTATCCTCTCAGGGGTTCCTGGATTGGAAATTGACTTTATAGCTGATTCCAGTTCCCTGATTTCAGTCCTTATTCTTCCAGAGTACTCTGACATTAGCCCGCCAAGGGTTATTATTGCATAGACCATGAATAACAGGAGCCCTGCTATAACAGGTATTAGGAGACTCTGGGAGACAACGTGTAGTGCGCCGCTCAGTATTTCACTGCCGGGTACTGCAACCATATCATATCACCTCTCCTTATTCTATGAAAGTGCTCTTTCTCTTGTTAAGGTAAATTCCAAGTCCCATAAGCGCCAGTGTCCCCAGCACAACATATATTATGGTGTTTATGCCTGGAACCGTCAGTGGCGTCATCTTCATGCTCATGGCGCTGTTCACATTTGGAAGCACAATGGCAGCTGTCAGGAAGTAGAGACCGGCAAAAAGCATGAAGTTGCCCAGCAGAACAGGGTAGGGTTTGTTGATTGCTGATGCAACTCCATTGGCGAATACATAGAATAACGCTATGAAGGCTGCCAGAATTATCCCGGAATATTTGCCGATTGTGATTGCTGATACACCGATTATGGGTGACACAAGTATTATGCTGACTATCACCGCCCCGAAGCAGCAGGGACAGGGCGCCACCATTGCAACGCATGCAGTCTTTGCTGTATCCCTCCTGTGTTCCTTCCACTCACGGAGAGTGTGCACACCGGCAAATATGAGGATAGATGCCATTATGATTGTTATCAGTGAACTGTAGGTGTTGAAGAAGCCCTGAATCGAGTTCATGTAGGCATTTGCAAGTGCCGAGAGGCCATATATACCCAGACCGTAACCCGCAGTTATCAGGGCGGCCATCTTCCTTGATAGCCCCGCAAAACCCATTGCCAGTCCAATCTTCACGCCGAATATCAGTAAAACCGATAGGATTCCCGCCTGCCACAGTAGGTTTGCCATGTCCATGTTCCACACCTTCTCTTTT
Encoded proteins:
- a CDS encoding XRE family transcriptional regulator — its product is MPANTVGERIKQLRDNQNITLEELAERSGVNRELIKKIEEGDILPSLTPLIKISRTLGVRLGTLLDDRVQDEPVIVRKGKTQRVIHFSGYEESADTSNLNFHSLGAGKSDRHMEPFLIDVELHSDDFELSSHEGEEFIYVLEGEIEVIYGQEKYRLGEGDSIYYDSVVPHHLHAAGKNDARILAVVYTPF
- a CDS encoding P-II family nitrogen regulator — protein: MKRITAIIRREKLEDVKDALELVGIHGMTVSDVRGRGQQMGIRESYRGMDYCVDLIPKVQIEVVVDSEDLEKVIETVTENARTGDIGDGKIFITDVLDVVRIRTGERGKKAI
- a CDS encoding ammonium transporter, giving the protein MDAVLNSGDTAWMLISTALVMLMTVPGVALFYGGLTKKENVLNTMFLSLIAFAVTSLIWVLYGYQFAFGADIMGLIGSPANLFMNGIGVDKLAELAPTIPDFLYITFQLTFAAITVALISGAIVERMKFSAWLAFVALWVSLVYVPVAHWVWGGGFLAQLGALDFAGGTVVHINSGVAALALVYLLGKRKDTRLLPHNLGYSVIGAALLWFGWFGFNAGSALTAGGLAASAFIVTNTAAAAGMLSWVIIDYLKTGKPTVLGGISGAVAGLVAITPAAGFVTVPAAIIIGLVTSAISYFAISYLKPKVGYDDALDVFGIHGMSGIWGSVATGIFAAPFINELGTGLIYGNPGQMTAQVIGVVIVAIYSFIVTLVIGKLLDLTVGLRVTEKEEIEGLDTHLHEETGYRI
- a CDS encoding P-II family nitrogen regulator; its protein translation is MKEIVAIIRPEKLEEVKNALEEVGCHGMTVTEVRGRGRQLGITESYRGRDYRIDLIPKTKIEIVVNDEDLDRVVDTIVKSAQTGDIGDGKIFISGVEEVVRIRTGESGEKAV
- the pdxS gene encoding pyridoxal 5'-phosphate synthase lyase subunit PdxS produces the protein MLHGTEVLKKGFAKMTKGGVIMDVVNAEQAAIAEDSGAVAVMALEKVPADIRASGGVARMADPNKVQEIMDAVSIPVMAKVRIGHFVEAQVLEALGVDMIDESEVLTPADERFHIDKKKFTVPFVCGARNLGEALRRIDEGAAMIRTKGEPGTGNIVEAVRHMRIMMSEIREIQNKEEEELWEFARKIEAPLELVRETARLGKLPVVNFAAGGVATPADAALMMQLGADGVFVGSGIFKSDNPEGYARAIVEATAHYDEPEVIADVSRGLGTAMRGLEISEIPEEGRMQDRGW
- a CDS encoding PfkB family carbohydrate kinase, which encodes MNTERYLLIGPVSRDRIVRRNWTECRVGGAVYYYSRLLSHLGVDHTALVTLSEADRHLLCEFPSNTNIIPLYRDSTVEFENIYDNGDTSRRIQRSNFASNPIEIGDIETIAGKEWTAVLAGPLLPSDIPVETLEFLGKMHRLYTGLQGYLRYLAGDMVRLKFNKEIPRVLGAGNGAFLDINELRTVSSDIMGALGTLSEHCAEVIVTCGPRGSLISHKGSLIRIMAVTAERELDPTGLGDTYMAAYVHMRRASDPEAAGNFASLMATRKLEGKI
- a CDS encoding HisA/HisF family protein; its protein translation is MIEVIPVIDLRGGIAVAGKSGERENYRPLKTVFSSSPDPVNMALSLRAAGARSIYIADLDAIEGTGSNLDLTGRVNHVLPVTLDAGVKNRETFRFMLQFASRVVAATETLESTEELEYILKTYPPERTVVSVDVKDMKLHSENIDLELEEFRDLLLGYESDVILLDLGAVGTSSGFNRKLLELFRPIIRRIIPGGGVLPSEIPELEAMGVGKVLVGRALHEGMVRPG
- a CDS encoding DUF2149 domain-containing protein; protein product: MPLRRRRRLLSDQNEEDPMAGSANLVDAMLVLSVGFLIFLVLSWNMQNVVFADMTPQERQETMEAMKRAVEVQKGQELNNTPETSSGSGQGYVEMGTVYRDPKTGKLIMVQG
- a CDS encoding MotA/TolQ/ExbB proton channel family protein; protein product: MVAVPGSEILSGALHVVSQSLLIPVIAGLLLFMVYAIITLGGLMSEYSGRIRTEIRELESAIKSISNPGTPERIIEVVNSMEIPQSQKEVLTNIAETSELGPKSREALARKLIENEELRAAKSLEKTDIVTRLGPTLGLMGTLIPMGPGLAALGAGDINTLAQAIIIAFDTTVVGLASGGIAYVISKVRRRWYEEYLSNLETMAEAVLEVMDNAAQTPAKAPVGSK
- a CDS encoding DUF2162 domain-containing protein; translated protein: MDMANLLWQAGILSVLLIFGVKIGLAMGFAGLSRKMAALITAGYGLGIYGLSALANAYMNSIQGFFNTYSSLITIIMASILIFAGVHTLREWKEHRRDTAKTACVAMVAPCPCCFGAVIVSIILVSPIIGVSAITIGKYSGIILAAFIALFYVFANGVASAINKPYPVLLGNFMLFAGLYFLTAAIVLPNVNSAMSMKMTPLTVPGINTIIYVVLGTLALMGLGIYLNKRKSTFIE